A single genomic interval of Miscanthus floridulus cultivar M001 unplaced genomic scaffold, ASM1932011v1 fs_878_2_3, whole genome shotgun sequence harbors:
- the LOC136533421 gene encoding uncharacterized protein, translating into MWEEDTGVGEGCVGMGEGVALVGEDAGVGEGRHRGGEEGAGVGEEDAGVGEGDVGVGEGAAMVGEEDAGLGEDAATAGQEGNEVCEGRVEGEEERGRWLAALRSSIGGMRGSWIHGGRRGAVAVAISNRYTTRVWNRWTSES; encoded by the coding sequence ATGTGGGAGGAGGACACCGGGGTCGGGGAAGGATGCGTCGGAATGGGCGAAGGAGTCGCCTTGGTGGGGGAGGACGCCGGTGTCGGGGAGGGGCGCCACCGGGGTGGGGAGGAAGGAGCCGGTGTGGGGGAGGAGGATGCGGGGGTTGGGGAAGGAGACGTCGGTGTGGGGGAAGGAGCCGCCatggtgggggaggaggacgccggATTGGGAGAGGATGCCGCCACCGCCGGCCAGGAAGGGAACGAGGTGTGTGAAGGACGGGTGGAAGGCGAGGAGGAGCGTGGCCGCTGGCTCGCGGCGTTGCGGAGCTCAATCGGGGGCATGCGGGGCTCCTGGATCCATGGGGGGAGGAGAGGAGCAGTGGCAGTGGCCATATCGAATCGCTATACGACGCGCGTCTGGAACCGTTGGACGTCAGAGTCATAG
- the LOC136533420 gene encoding WUSCHEL-related homeobox 3B: MPQTPSTRWCPTPEQLMILEEMYRSGVRTPNAAEIQQITAHLAYYGRIEGKNVFYWFQNHKARERQRLRRRLCARHQQQYAQQQQQATAAAPASSPNSSSTLPSPAAGGSSAGVHPAVMQLHQHHHPYATNFVPHLGYLGQQAATVPPVLNPASAGMVDLAAAGAGGNKVTGVGGAYGGGASLYNSCSSNQLEEWDAAEAMEHCNASCGAASGSSDEGGAAHLQLPPCCRRPLMTLDLFPTKSTGLKDECSSSKSSSCSTSTN, translated from the exons ATGCCGCAGACACCTTCGACCCGTTGGTGCCCGACGCcggagcagctgatgatcctgGAGGAGATGTACCGGAGCGGCGTGAGGACGCCCAACGCGGCGGAGATCCAGCAGATCACGGCGCACCTGGCCTACTACGGACGCATCGAGGGCAAGAACGTCTTCTACTGGTTCCAGAACCACAAGGCCCGCGAGCGCCAGCGGCTGCGCCGGCGCCTCTGCGCCCGACACCAGCAGCAGTacgctcagcagcagcagcaggccaccgCAGCAGCGCCGGCTTCGAGCCCTAACAGCAGCTCCACCCTTCCGTCTCCGGCAGCAGGCGGCAGCAGCGCCGGTGTGCATCCGGCGGTGATGCAgctgcaccagcaccaccacccatACGCAACCAACTTCGTGCCACACCTG GGCTACTTGGGGCAGCAGGCGGCGACTGTTCCGCCAGTGCTGAACCCAGCTTCTGCCGGCATGGTGGACCTTGCAGCTGCAGGAGCAGGAGGAAATAAGGTTACTGGTGTAGGCGGTGCCTATGGAGGTGGAGCTTCGCTATACAACAGCTGCAGCAGCAATCAGCTGGAGGAGTGGGACGCCGCAGAGGCCATGGAGCACTGCAACGCCAGCTGCGGTGCGGCATCGGGCAGCTCTGACGAGGGTGGCGCAGCTCATCTCCAGCTGCCGCCATGCTGCCGCCGCCCTCTCATGACCTTGGACCTCTTCCCCACTAAGAGCACTGGGCTCAAGGATGAGTGCAGCAGCTCCAAGTCCTcctcttgctccacatccaccaACTAA